The Coregonus clupeaformis isolate EN_2021a chromosome 37, ASM2061545v1, whole genome shotgun sequence sequence agaaactccccaaatacaggtgtgccacgcttgtagcatcattcccaagaagaagaaaaaaaaatgaatgcactcactaactgtaagtcgctctggataagagtgtctgctaaatgactaaaatgtaaagactcgaggctgtaatcgctgccaaatgtgcttcaacaaagtactgagtaaagggtctgaatactttccgtttaaaaaataataataattacaaacctgttttggcttagtcattatggggtattgtgtgtagatgaatgACGGgaaaaacaattttatcaattttagaatacggctgtacagtaacaaaaagtggaaaaagtcaaggggtccatCTAGTTGAAAGTCCATCTAGTGGTCCATAGAGCAATTTGGGGTAGGCCTACAGATTTGTAGGTGGTCGACATGCGCTGCCACCCAAGATATGTTTATAACTAAATGACTATGTGTAAGTAGCCTACCACAGGACATGGATTAACATCAATGAAACAAGAACTTGAATATGGCCCCCGGGACATAAAGTAATTGCAGGGGGAACATCAAGGGCAGGCCTCGTTGTCAATAAAGTATGCAAAGTATGCATGTATTGGAAGTTAATAATACTGGGTAATATTCTATTTTAAAGTGGCAAAGTAGGTCTCTAAAGTAAGAACCAACACAATACAATAAGGTGAAGTTTGTGTTAACATTTATTATTTTTTCAATGAAACATGAGCAATGACAAATGTGTGATGCATATAAAAGGTTTATCAAATGAATagcaatacaaaatatatattacaTCATATACATCTTATAGAAAACGTTTATACATATGTTATCATACTTCAGAGGACTATATGATACTATATATGTACACATATTTACATTGTGTTGTGTATTTGTGGTGCTTTTGTGTTGGGAAATCCCTTTTCATGCAGAGCCTATTTTATTACATTATATTGGCTGTAAAACTGTGTTTGCATAATGGAGTGAAGTGCAGGTTTACATTGTCATACAAGATCTTGAATGATGTGAGTTATCTTAAAGTTCCAGACAGTTCAATTGGTCATGATGACCCCATTTAGGTTCATTTCATCTAATTAGCTAATGATTTAATGGTGCCCATTGGTCCTCAGATGTAGAAGGCCATTCACATTTACAAAGTCACTCTCAGTGGTCCTCCTCACAACAAGCCAGTCCCAATAAGAGATAATCCAAGACCACAGTCACTGAGGCATTCTGCAGTCCTGCCTTAGGGCTCTGCTTCATGCCAGTTCTCGTTTAGCTTGATCTTCCCTAGCCTCCTTTTGGCTTTGACTTTGTGTTTGTGGAGAAGCTGGGGCTGAGACAAGGTAGGCTCCTCAAACTTCATATGGCTTGACTCGTTGTGTTTCCGGGAGTACCTCTTACACTTGCACGAGGTGACCACTGTGATTTTGTATGTTCTTGTGCTGCCATCTTGGCACTGCAGCTGGATGCGTTGGGTGCGCGTCTTGTCGTTGACGCAGCGCCAGTCCTGACTGTTCCTCCGGCTCCAGAACTTTCTGCCGTAGCCACCACCGATCCAGTTGGGAAGCATCTGGGCGGGGAGGCACTCGCCAGCACATACTAGCTCCTTTATGGGGTTGATGCTTGTGCATTGGCCATCAGAGATGTACTTGGTGGACCTCAGCTCTCTACAGCCAACTTGGCTTCTCTGATCtgtaagagagagaaacagaaaaacGATGAGAATCAAACCACTTTGAACATCTAGTGAAGATTAAAACATCATTTTGTAGCCCCAAACTATTTGGTTTCACTTTTAATTCTACTGCAGGTAACATAAAAGGGTTTTGATCAGAAAACATTAAAAACACAGCTGTCTTGGTCTATTTGGTTCATTTTTAGGTTTTTGGCACAGACTGTAAGCCTATACCGATTACTGGCTTGTAGAGAGGAAATGGTGCATTGCTCTTGCATGAGAGGAAGGGCTTTAGTGTTCTGAGCTATGTCAATGGAGCTGGCTTTCTAATAGGATTATCAGCGGGCAACTGGTAAGACTATCAGCACTGTTCTGCTCCAGGCTACAGCTCCTCACTCACACTGTAATCCAAGCCAGGGCCCCATTCACAGACTGCCATACACCTCTGTGACAATGTGCCCCCTTCTCTATGACAGAGTCTGAtgaatgaagagaggagaggctccttttctctccttcatgttcgGGGTCCTGAAAGAGCTCAAGTCAAACAGCGCCACAATCACAGACTTCCTGTGCATAGGAACACACCTCCATTCAGTGGCGCTGACACACGATCACTCCCCAAACACTAGCCTGGCTGCCCTGGGTGACTCATCACTACTGCCTTGCTTGGACGCCtgccaggagtgtgtgtgtgtgtgtgtgcgtgtgtgtgtattgaaGATCATTGTGCCAAATTTGCCTGGTCTCACTCAGTTAGGGCATCTGATACTGTCTCTGGAGAGTGTCACTACTTAGCTACTGACCAGAGCTGATCTTATCCATTTCTATTGTACTATGAAATACTAAATATGAATATAAATAAGATATATTTCATAGGCCcactatatatataaaacagCTGGTTGTAGTTTTAAcagttacatttttacattaagAATGTAGTATATTAATTGCCTATTTATTTTGCTTATTTACTATCTTCTACATTTCAGATATCATGtagagaacaccatctcaacaAACTAATTGTAGAAGCCTCTATAAATCTGCTTGTGCTGGAATAAATCTGGCTATACACTTGTCTTGAAATTAAAAAAGTTTAAAACCAAGTGAAAATAGTTAAAAACCTTAAAGCACAATTTCTCAATGTTTTGAGAAACAGTACTCACCAACTCTATCGTTCCCAGCAGTATTTCCCGCGCCTCTCCCGCCGTTTCTTGCCCGATTTAAAGAGACATTGCTCGGGGCATCTTGCACAGGGGTATCCACGTGCGAGTATAGGATCTCCGTAGCATCATTATTGAACGCCTGGCAACTCCTCACAAGAATACAAAACAAGAATACCAGGTGGCACGACTCGCATGCACTCAAGTGCATGTTTGCTTCTGTGAATGTAAGGAATAAGCAGATCACCTGTCAGTAAACTGATTCTGTGCCTCTGATGTCTGCGGCAGAGATATGTCTGCGGCAGAGATACTACATTCTGGGCATTTATATTGGCCTGCCCGCGTCTTGTTTTGGCAACCGCTCAGGTGCACATCATGGGGTCTCTTGACTGAAGGCTGGGCATAACTGGATAACCACGCCCATTTGTCTGTGCGCAGCAGAGCCAGTGAGTCTACAACATCTGGAATGATTCTGTTCCTGTCACTCCAATTGATGGGATTTGGTGCTATTGAGTAATTTGTGCTTCATTATAATTATAAGTCAGATCGCAATCTATTCATCACATTTAATCTATTCAAAATATTAGAAGAGTCCCCACTTTTGGTCTCTACAATAATGTGTTCCTTTTctgttcatttttttttttttgcctagCTCAATTTTATATTCCCTCGTCATTTAATAATCTTCCATGTTCTGACATGCAGTCTCACCTATTCTCTTAATTCAAAAATGAAAGCTGATATGGTCTCAGTCATTCTCTTCCTCTCGACCTCTCAATCCCCTGTCATGTTTACGGCTAATGATTGGAGTGCCTAGACTACCTGGAGTCTTTGTGTGTGCGCGCTACTTATGTCAACGAGAGATATAATTACTTCTGTGGGAGCATTCACTTCAGCCTTGTCTTCCAGATTTGAAAATAAGTGTCACACATAAACACTAATTGTTACTCATGTGAATTAAATCTGATTCACTTTTGTTCAGTGTCATTATCATATGAACCTTAAATATAGGGTCCTCCTTCCTCCTGTGTAGAATACCACAAAGCATCGAAAGCAAAGCAGATGCACTGTATCTTGTGATATAATatctgtgtaacgatcccggcagtctgagtcgggtcctgtctgtggactagtttttctgctcgtgatctccagtttcccgagggttctggaacgctccggggagctctcttgatttccgcacctgcatcccatcagcaatctgcacacctggtcctgatcatcacccttcttaggctctggcctaacatccattccctgccggatcgttagccatgaacagtaggtttaccagagtatcagtcgtagagcttctagcgttagttttgttgttttgcaccttgttgatttattgtttacttacctccgttttgttccatctgcagtcactcgtccggaaccttcatccaacctctgcctggtggtcggcggctgccgagccatgattgaatcaaccactgcacccccaacaactaatcaacgccgcccgctctgttccctggattattcagcatcactcttgaacttgtaaataaacactcaccttcgtttcaacttaccttgtcctggtctgcttctgggttctggctttgtaactcgtgacagaacgatccggccagtatgaacccagcggacctggactctgttcgccatgccattacccatcaggagaagatgttgggccatcatagcacggagctacaggagatcgcgttggcagttcggaacctttctaccggtctgacggaggtccagaaccagcgagtttccggtggaggatccactaccggtttcacccatctcgcctgccgcgtctggagcggtgtccttccgtgagcccaaggttccgacgccggataaatatgagggggagctgggaagatgccgttctttccttatgcagtgtgggttagtgttcgatctacagccctactcttatgccacagacaaggctaggatagccttcgtgattgagttgctgcgtggtcgagcgctggagtgggcttcagccgtttgggaacgacaagacccctgcatggcttcatacccggggttcacggcccgagctgaggaagcttttcgaccattccgtccgagggagggacgcagctaggcgcctgttttcgcttcaccaaggaactcgtagcgtggccgacttcgtgatcgagttcaagacgttggctgtggagagtgggtggaatgaggagtctctgcaagcggccttctaccagggtctgtcggagcagctcaaggatgagttgatctcctatccgagcctagtgacctggacagcttggtagccttgtctattcgggtggataatcgagtccgagagcgaaggagggagaagcaatggggtccgtccaatcgatcagcttctcaggttccagtcgggtcggggattggaccagaatacgtcgatcatcgtccaccacacaggattagtggagaggtcctgtctcccgattcggaaccaatgcaagtaggggcggcacgggttaaccaaggaggaacgccaactcagacgtaggactaactgttgcctctactgtggtggttcgggacattacctcgccacctgttcccggcggtcgtcaaactgcgcggctcgctaaagttgggaggacttttagcgagccagtttcgacctctcaatacctctgtcagaccccgtttcccggctacccttgtgaacaggaatcagagcttagcgattaacgcttttatcgattcaggtgccgatggaagctttcttgatgccgagttggtggaacagctggggctttcaaggagcaattgccggaagccattgaagcgaccactctgaacggcagtaggctggcacgtatcacgatgaggactgaaccggttaagatgctgttgtcggggaatcattcggagatgatttcattcttcattctgccgtcttcccatgttcctctggtccttggatacccctggctgaaggaacacaatcccacgttcgattgggtgacgggcaagggtaacgagttggagccttgattgtcatgctaactgtctcaagactgcctgtccccattcggttcccagtcaggtgattgaggctaaacccccagatttgtccctggttcccgagacatatcacgatttgggggaagtgttcagtaagcagaaggctctgtcactccctccccaccgaccatatgattgtgccatcaacctgttccctggagctgtctaccccaagggaaggttatacagtatctcccgccctgaacgtgaggctttggagacctacatcaaggagtccctagctgctggtctcgttcgtccctcgtcatcacccctgggggcaggattcttctttgtgggtaagaaggatggctctcttcgaccgtgtattgattatcgggggttgaatgacatcacggtcaagaacaagtatcccctgcccttgatgagttctgccttcgactccttacagggtgctacggtgttcaccaagctagacctacgcaatgcgtatcacatggtccggatcagagagggagacgagtggttgacgggtttcaatacaccgatgggtcactcgagtatcaggtgatgccgtttggactgaccaatgctccagcggtattc is a genomic window containing:
- the LOC121553349 gene encoding sclerostin domain-containing protein 1-like; translation: MHLSACESCHLVFLFCILVRSCQAFNNDATEILYSHVDTPVQDAPSNVSLNRARNGGRGAGNTAGNDRVDQRSQVGCRELRSTKYISDGQCTSINPIKELVCAGECLPAQMLPNWIGGGYGRKFWSRRNSQDWRCVNDKTRTQRIQLQCQDGSTRTYKITVVTSCKCKRYSRKHNESSHMKFEEPTLSQPQLLHKHKVKAKRRLGKIKLNENWHEAEP